The following proteins are encoded in a genomic region of Cryptomeria japonica chromosome 11, Sugi_1.0, whole genome shotgun sequence:
- the LOC131064012 gene encoding probable protein phosphatase 2C 59: protein MSYLNSIFASRDTQYGSVPVSGGGLSQNRKFSYGYASSPGKRSSMEDFYETQICDVDGQIVGLFGVFDGHGGARAAEFVKQNLFTNLISHPKFISDTKLAIADSYKQTDKEFLNAENNQHRDAGSTASTAVLVGDRLLVANVGDSRAVICRAGKAVALSRDHKPNQSDERQRIEDAGGFVMWAGTWRVGGVLAVSRAFGDRLLKQYVVAEPEIQEEIVDDNVEFLILASDGLWDVVSNQDAVAMIQSTEDPELAAKRLTEEAYRKGSADNITCVVVRFHCC from the exons ATGAGTTATCTTAATTCTATATTTGCTTCAAGAGACACACAATATGGCAGTGTCCCTGTTAGTGGGGGAGGCCTCAG TCAAAATAGGAAGTTTAGCTATGGATATGCAAGCTCACCAGGGAAAAGATCTTCAATGGAAGACTTCTACGAGACACAGATTTGCGATGTTGATGGTCAAATAGTAGGCCTCTTTGGTGTCTTTGATG GCCATGGTGGTGCTCGAGCTGCAGAATTTGTGAAGCAAAATCTCTTCACCAATTTAATAAGTCACCCAAAATTTATCAGTGATACGAAGCTGGCAATAG CTGATTCTTACAAACAAACAGACAAAGAATTCCTTAATGCAGAAAACAATCAGCATAGAGATGCTGGCTCCACTGCATCAACAGCAGTTCTTGTTGGGGATAGATTACTAGTTGCCAATGTTGGAGATTCCCGAGCTGTAATATGCAGGGCTGGAAAAG CTGTTGCTCTTTCAAGGGACCATAAACCAAATCAAAGTGATGAACGGCAGCGTATTGAAGATGCTGGAGGCTTTGTTATGTGGGCTG GTACCTGGCGTGTGGGTGGGGTCCTCGCTGTTTCTCGTGCTTTTGGTGACAGGCTTCTGAAGCAGTATGTGGTAGCTGAGCCAGAGATTCAG GAAGAGATTGTTGATGACAATGTGGAGTTTCTCATTCTCGCAAGTGATGGATTGTGGGATGTTGTTTCTAACCag GATGCAGTTGCTATGATCCAGTCTACTGAGGATCCCGAATTAGCTGCTAAAAGGCTTACAGAGGAGGCCTATCGAAAAGGCAGTGCAGATAATATTACTTGTGTTGTGGTTCGATTCCATTGTTGTTAG